In Candidatus Tectomicrobia bacterium, one DNA window encodes the following:
- the nuoL gene encoding NADH-quinone oxidoreductase subunit L, with the protein MLTLILLFPLAGVLVNLLFGLRRGEKFAGRVATGAIALSFLAGAWGFLSLLSLPPGQRALRSFLFEWIPVGSLSVKASFLLDPLSSVMVLVITGVGALIHLYSIGYMHGDRGAARYFIYLNLFVFSMLTLVLGDNFLVLFVGWEAVGLCSYLLIGFWYERDSAVEAGKKAFIVNRVGDFCFLIALFMILFHFGSLDFGVVLPQAASVLGAGTAAATLVCLLLFGGATGKSAQIPLYVWLPDAMEGPTPVSALIHAATMVTAGVYMVARTNALFALSPLAMGVVAAIGALTLLMAGTIALVQNDIKRVLAYSTVSQLGYMFLAAGVGAYTAAIFHLMTHAFFKALLFLGAGSVIHALHGEQDIRRMGGLRAGLPVTHWTFTVGGLAIAGIFPFAGFFSKDAILFAAMTSPRGGLLLWLAGAAGALLTAFYMFRLIFKVFHGRCALPIEQQARLHESPPPMRVPLQVLALLSIAGGWVGIPLIHGADVFGAFLAPVFPKAGDGHQEAVLEVAMMAVSLAIAFFGIFLAYRFYVQAQGVGASYARRWPGLYRLLVNKYWVDEIYDAWIVQPIKRGSIWAWRNFEEGLIDAAVNGAGAAVQAAGGAVRRLQTGYVKSYAVAMLAGAFAILIYLTVRG; encoded by the coding sequence GTGCTCACACTCATCTTGCTGTTTCCGCTCGCGGGCGTCCTGGTGAACCTCCTCTTCGGCCTCCGGCGGGGGGAGAAGTTCGCCGGCCGGGTCGCCACGGGGGCCATCGCGCTCTCCTTCCTCGCGGGGGCCTGGGGGTTCCTCTCCCTGCTGAGCCTGCCGCCCGGGCAGCGGGCGCTGCGCTCGTTCCTCTTCGAGTGGATCCCGGTCGGGAGTCTCAGCGTCAAGGCCAGCTTCCTGCTGGACCCCCTCTCCTCGGTCATGGTGCTGGTGATCACCGGGGTGGGCGCCCTCATCCACCTCTACTCCATCGGCTACATGCACGGCGACCGGGGGGCGGCGCGCTACTTCATCTACCTCAACCTCTTCGTCTTCTCGATGCTCACCCTGGTGCTGGGGGACAACTTCCTGGTGCTCTTCGTGGGCTGGGAGGCGGTGGGGCTGTGCAGCTACCTCCTCATCGGCTTCTGGTACGAGCGCGACTCGGCCGTCGAGGCGGGGAAGAAGGCCTTCATCGTGAACCGGGTTGGGGATTTCTGCTTCCTCATCGCGCTCTTCATGATCCTGTTCCACTTCGGCTCGCTGGACTTCGGCGTGGTGCTGCCCCAGGCGGCCTCGGTGCTGGGGGCGGGGACGGCCGCCGCGACCCTCGTCTGCCTGCTCCTCTTCGGGGGGGCCACGGGCAAGAGCGCCCAGATCCCCCTCTACGTCTGGCTGCCGGACGCCATGGAGGGCCCCACCCCGGTCTCGGCCCTCATCCACGCCGCGACCATGGTGACGGCCGGCGTCTACATGGTGGCGCGCACCAACGCCCTCTTCGCCCTCTCGCCGCTCGCCATGGGGGTGGTGGCCGCCATCGGGGCCCTGACCCTGCTGATGGCGGGGACCATCGCCCTCGTCCAGAACGACATCAAGCGCGTGCTGGCCTACAGCACGGTGAGCCAGCTCGGCTACATGTTCCTGGCGGCGGGGGTGGGGGCCTACACCGCCGCCATCTTCCACCTGATGACCCACGCCTTCTTCAAGGCGCTCCTCTTCCTCGGCGCGGGGAGCGTCATCCACGCCCTGCATGGGGAGCAGGACATCCGCCGCATGGGGGGCCTGCGGGCGGGCCTGCCGGTGACGCACTGGACGTTCACGGTAGGGGGGCTGGCGATCGCCGGCATCTTCCCCTTCGCGGGCTTCTTCAGCAAGGACGCCATCCTCTTCGCGGCCATGACCTCGCCGCGCGGGGGGCTCCTCCTGTGGCTGGCGGGGGCGGCGGGTGCCCTGCTGACCGCCTTCTACATGTTCCGCCTCATCTTCAAGGTCTTCCACGGCAGGTGCGCCCTCCCCATCGAGCAGCAGGCCCGGCTCCACGAGTCCCCCCCGCCGATGCGCGTCCCCCTCCAGGTGCTGGCGCTGCTCTCCATCGCGGGCGGGTGGGTGGGCATCCCGCTCATCCACGGGGCGGACGTCTTCGGGGCCTTCCTGGCGCCGGTCTTCCCCAAGGCCGGGGACGGGCACCAAGAGGCCGTCCTCGAGGTGGCGATGATGGCCGTGTCGCTCGCCATCGCCTTCTTCGGGATCTTCCTGGCCTACCGCTTCTACGTGCAGGCCCAGGGCGTGGGCGCCTCCTACGCCCGGAGGTGGCCGGGGCTCTACCGGCTCCTGGTGAACAAGTACTGGGTGGACGAGATCTACGACGCCTGGATCGTGCAGCCCATCAAGCGGGGCTCGATCTGGGCGTGGCGGAACTTCGAGGAGGGCCTCATCGACGCCGCCGTGAACGGCGCGGGGGCGGCGGTGCAGGCGGCCGGAGGGGCGGTGCGCCGCCTCCAGACCGGCTACGTGAAGAGCTACGCCGTGGCCATGCTGGCGGGCGCGTTCGCGATCCTGATCTACCTGACGGTGCGCGGCTAG
- the nuoF gene encoding NADH-quinone oxidoreductase subunit NuoF, which produces MAIRYEKIVTSRFGDPEALTLAGYEATGGYQAVRKILGKMEPKDVIELVKASGLRGRGGAGFPCGLKWSFVPQNLNPKYLAVNGDEGEPGTFKDRELMIRDPHQLIEGILIACYAVGIAKAYIYIRGEFDAPWRSVERALGEAYAKGYIGENILGSGFGCDIYTHRGAGAYICGEETGLLESLEGKRGHPRLKPPFPAVVGLYGKPTVINNVETLSNLPHIVNKGAEWFAGIGIDEKNTGTRMYCVSGHVKKPGLYELPLGLTCEEIIFGHAGGMRNGKGLKAVIPGGASAPVLTAQEVIEGKVKMDFDALARAGSMGGSGGVIVMDETACMVQAAGRLARFFEHESCGQCSVCREGTGWVSEILNRMEAGGGRADDLATLASIDPNMRGNTICVLSDACAMMFGAFLKKFHGEFEAHVAEGRCPLGSPYPG; this is translated from the coding sequence ATGGCGATCCGCTACGAGAAGATCGTGACCTCGCGCTTCGGGGACCCCGAGGCGCTCACCCTCGCCGGCTACGAGGCGACGGGGGGCTACCAGGCCGTCCGCAAGATCCTGGGCAAGATGGAGCCCAAGGACGTCATCGAGCTGGTCAAGGCGTCGGGGCTCAGGGGCCGGGGCGGGGCGGGCTTCCCCTGCGGGCTCAAGTGGAGCTTCGTGCCCCAGAACCTGAACCCTAAGTACCTGGCGGTGAACGGGGACGAGGGCGAGCCCGGCACCTTCAAGGACCGCGAGCTGATGATCCGCGATCCCCACCAGCTCATCGAGGGCATCCTCATCGCCTGCTACGCGGTGGGCATCGCCAAGGCCTACATCTACATCCGGGGGGAGTTCGACGCCCCCTGGCGCTCGGTCGAGCGGGCGCTGGGCGAGGCCTACGCCAAGGGCTACATCGGGGAGAACATCCTGGGGAGCGGCTTCGGCTGCGACATCTACACCCACCGGGGGGCCGGAGCCTACATCTGCGGGGAGGAGACGGGCCTGCTCGAGTCCCTCGAGGGCAAGCGGGGCCACCCGAGGCTCAAGCCCCCCTTCCCGGCCGTGGTGGGGCTCTACGGGAAGCCCACCGTCATCAACAACGTCGAGACCCTCTCGAACCTCCCCCACATCGTGAACAAAGGGGCCGAGTGGTTCGCCGGGATCGGCATCGACGAGAAGAACACGGGCACCCGCATGTACTGCGTCTCCGGCCACGTGAAGAAGCCGGGCCTCTACGAGCTCCCCCTGGGCCTCACCTGCGAGGAGATCATCTTCGGGCACGCGGGGGGCATGCGGAACGGCAAGGGCCTCAAGGCCGTCATCCCGGGCGGCGCGAGCGCCCCCGTGCTCACGGCCCAGGAGGTCATCGAGGGCAAGGTGAAGATGGACTTCGACGCCCTGGCCCGCGCCGGGAGCATGGGCGGGAGCGGCGGCGTCATCGTGATGGACGAGACGGCCTGCATGGTGCAGGCGGCCGGGCGGCTCGCGCGCTTCTTCGAGCACGAGTCCTGCGGGCAGTGCTCGGTGTGCCGCGAGGGCACGGGCTGGGTCTCGGAGATCCTCAACCGGATGGAGGCGGGCGGGGGCCGGGCGGACGACCTCGCCACCCTGGCCTCCATCGACCCCAACATGCGGGGCAACACGATCTGCGTCCTCTCGGACGCCTGCGCCATGATGTTCGGCGCCTTCCTCAAGAAGTTCCACGGCGAGTTCGAGGCCCACGTCGCGGAGGGCCGCTGCCCGCTCGGCAGCCCCTACCCGGGATGA
- the nuoG gene encoding NADH-quinone oxidoreductase subunit NuoG, which yields MMAEPEITFTLDGQALSARKGEPILEAALRRGIHIPHFCYHRYLSVVGQCRACLVEVLDAGNGKPIPKLQPSCATPAAPGMVVSALTRRVKEAQEGVFEFLLKNHPLDCPVCDQGGECPLQDQTMAYGKPVSRTHELRRIYPRKEISAYVKPEMNRCVHCTRCIRFSHEIDGGGEFGWAHRGDRTEVGVFEDLPLTSIVSGNVIDICPVGALTDNKYRFTARVWEMSHVAGPCTLCSVGCRQRVWRMGTELKRVTGAENPQVNDSWICDVGRYGWSGAHAAERILRPMIRRGERLEPCSWAEALGAVARRLNAVRSEGGGSAVAGLGGAWATNESAFQFGAFFRDALGSNNVDCRVHPRDLAQTEAQLAAFGAIGGLGRIEDLGRSKAILLVGSDPFEEHPILALQIRKAARAGAAVVSVHPRRVDLRLAGVRHLNPLPGGTARALRALAKALSEAAAPGGEGAEAYSRVLASADFGALCREADLDPPEVRAAAQALRAEGGAAVLAGPGADDEASAAEAANLALLLHAGLLFATQGPNLQGALDMGLHPGLLPGGRPLSDAVAREACRASWGGSVSETPGLASGQMWDALNNGRVRALYLFQCDPAAEHPDGARVRRALEAAEFVVLHASHENASVAYADVVLPATTLYEEEGTVTNLERRVQRLRRALKPLGEAREPWRAFAELSRLMEAPMKAASLDRIRLQARALAPEYAAAFARLPEEGVHLARERGGAFRPAALPPAAAPAEGLRLMLAPALWLSGSYAASAYHLKDMPPAALRLSPPDADRVGAGEGEEAELDLGGRAYRLPVRVDASLPVGLALAPEGYLAALRGGIEAGGSRGGVTVKVRAAARAGAGA from the coding sequence GTGATGGCGGAACCGGAGATCACCTTCACCCTAGACGGGCAGGCGCTCAGCGCCCGCAAGGGCGAGCCCATCCTGGAGGCGGCGCTCAGGCGCGGGATCCACATCCCCCACTTCTGCTACCACCGCTACCTCTCGGTGGTGGGGCAGTGCCGCGCCTGCCTGGTCGAGGTGCTCGACGCGGGGAACGGCAAGCCCATCCCCAAGCTCCAGCCCTCCTGCGCCACCCCGGCCGCGCCGGGGATGGTGGTGAGCGCCCTGACGCGCCGGGTCAAGGAGGCCCAGGAGGGGGTGTTCGAGTTCCTCCTCAAGAACCATCCCCTCGACTGCCCGGTCTGCGACCAGGGGGGGGAATGCCCCCTCCAGGACCAGACCATGGCCTACGGCAAGCCCGTCAGCCGCACCCACGAGCTGCGGCGCATCTACCCGCGCAAGGAGATCAGCGCCTACGTCAAGCCCGAGATGAACCGCTGCGTGCACTGCACCCGGTGCATCCGCTTCAGCCACGAGATCGACGGCGGAGGCGAATTCGGCTGGGCCCACCGGGGCGACCGCACCGAGGTGGGCGTCTTCGAGGACCTGCCCCTGACCAGCATCGTCTCGGGCAACGTCATCGACATCTGCCCCGTGGGCGCCCTGACCGACAACAAGTACCGCTTCACCGCCCGCGTCTGGGAGATGAGCCACGTCGCCGGCCCCTGCACGCTGTGCAGCGTCGGCTGCCGCCAGCGCGTCTGGCGCATGGGGACCGAGCTCAAGCGCGTGACGGGGGCGGAGAATCCCCAGGTGAACGACTCGTGGATCTGCGACGTGGGGCGCTACGGCTGGAGCGGGGCACACGCCGCCGAGCGCATCCTGCGCCCGATGATCCGGCGCGGGGAGCGCCTCGAGCCGTGCTCCTGGGCCGAGGCCCTGGGCGCCGTCGCCCGGCGGCTGAACGCCGTCCGCTCCGAGGGGGGCGGCTCCGCCGTGGCCGGGCTGGGCGGCGCCTGGGCCACGAACGAGTCCGCCTTCCAGTTCGGCGCCTTCTTCCGCGACGCGCTCGGGAGCAACAACGTGGACTGCCGCGTCCACCCCCGCGACCTGGCCCAGACCGAGGCCCAGCTCGCCGCCTTCGGCGCCATCGGGGGGCTGGGGCGCATCGAGGACCTGGGCCGCTCCAAGGCCATCCTCCTCGTGGGGAGCGATCCTTTCGAGGAGCATCCCATCCTGGCGCTCCAGATCCGCAAGGCGGCCAGGGCCGGGGCCGCCGTGGTGAGCGTCCACCCCCGGCGGGTCGACCTGCGGCTCGCCGGGGTCCGGCACCTGAACCCCCTGCCGGGTGGGACCGCCCGCGCCCTGCGCGCCCTGGCCAAGGCCCTCTCCGAGGCGGCGGCCCCCGGGGGCGAGGGCGCCGAGGCTTACTCGCGGGTCCTCGCCTCGGCCGATTTCGGCGCCCTCTGCCGCGAGGCCGACCTCGACCCCCCGGAGGTCCGGGCGGCCGCCCAGGCGCTCCGGGCCGAGGGCGGGGCGGCGGTGCTGGCCGGCCCCGGCGCGGACGACGAGGCCTCGGCCGCCGAGGCGGCCAACCTCGCGCTCCTGCTCCACGCGGGGCTCCTCTTCGCCACCCAGGGCCCGAACCTGCAGGGGGCGCTCGACATGGGCCTCCACCCCGGCCTCCTGCCGGGCGGCAGGCCCCTCTCGGACGCCGTCGCCCGCGAGGCCTGCCGGGCCTCCTGGGGCGGCTCCGTGAGCGAAACCCCGGGCCTAGCCTCGGGCCAGATGTGGGACGCGCTGAACAACGGCCGCGTCCGGGCCCTCTACCTCTTCCAGTGCGATCCGGCGGCCGAGCATCCCGACGGCGCGAGGGTGCGGCGGGCGCTCGAGGCGGCGGAGTTCGTCGTCCTCCACGCCTCCCACGAGAACGCGAGCGTGGCCTACGCCGACGTGGTGCTCCCCGCCACCACCCTCTACGAGGAGGAGGGGACGGTGACCAACCTCGAGCGGCGGGTGCAGCGGCTGCGCCGGGCCCTCAAGCCCCTGGGCGAGGCGCGGGAGCCCTGGCGTGCCTTCGCCGAGCTGAGCCGGCTGATGGAGGCCCCGATGAAGGCGGCCTCGCTGGACCGCATCCGCCTCCAGGCGCGCGCGCTCGCGCCGGAGTACGCCGCCGCCTTCGCCCGCCTCCCGGAGGAGGGCGTGCACCTCGCCCGGGAGCGCGGGGGGGCGTTCCGCCCCGCGGCGCTGCCCCCGGCGGCGGCCCCGGCCGAGGGGCTGCGGCTCATGCTGGCGCCGGCGCTCTGGCTCTCGGGGAGCTACGCCGCCTCGGCCTATCACCTCAAGGACATGCCCCCCGCCGCGCTTCGCCTCTCGCCCCCGGACGCCGACCGGGTCGGGGCGGGGGAGGGCGAGGAGGCCGAGCTCGATCTCGGCGGGCGGGCCTACCGCCTGCCCGTCCGGGTGGACGCCTCGCTCCCGGTGGGGCTCGCGCTCGCGCCGGAGGGCTACCTCGCCGCGCTCCGGGGCGGCATCGAGGCGGGCGGGTCCCGGGGCGGCGTCACCGTCAAGGTCCGGGCCGCGGCCCGGGCGGGAGCGGGCGCATGA
- a CDS encoding NADH-quinone oxidoreductase subunit D encodes MAQETRRSPLDSDLLGPIRTESLTLNMGPQHPSTHGVLRLVLEMEGETAISCKPVIGYLHTGIEKNMEVKTYNKALPMTDRMDYLAPLSNNLGYVLAVERLLGMEVPRRCRWLRVLLTELTRIQSHLVWLGTHGLDLGAMTVFLYCFREREVILKIFEKVSGVRMMTSYFRVGGVARKPYPEFFDDCRRFLSTFPDRVDEYEELLTDNPIYRRRTEGVCPISGEAAVAWGITGPCLRASGVDYDIRKREPYCGYEEFDFEVPLGRNGDVLDRYRVRIAEMRQSHRICMQALDGMPEGPLMSDDRKVVPPPKEQLAYDMEALIHHFKIFTEGYHVPAGEVYQVIESPRGELGYYIISDGSPKPYKVKVRAPSFSNLFALPEIVRGSLVGDVVAAIGSLDIVLGEIDR; translated from the coding sequence ATGGCGCAGGAAACCCGAAGATCGCCGCTCGACTCGGATCTCCTGGGCCCGATCCGCACCGAGTCCCTCACCCTCAACATGGGGCCCCAACACCCGAGCACCCACGGCGTGCTGCGCCTCGTGCTCGAGATGGAGGGGGAAACCGCCATCTCCTGCAAGCCCGTCATCGGCTACCTCCACACCGGCATCGAGAAGAACATGGAGGTCAAGACCTACAACAAGGCCCTCCCGATGACAGACCGCATGGACTACCTGGCGCCCCTGTCGAACAACCTGGGCTACGTCCTCGCGGTGGAGAGGCTCCTCGGCATGGAGGTCCCCCGGCGGTGCCGCTGGCTCCGGGTGCTGCTCACCGAGCTGACCCGCATCCAGAGCCACCTGGTCTGGCTGGGCACCCACGGCCTGGACCTGGGCGCCATGACGGTCTTCCTCTACTGCTTCCGGGAGCGCGAGGTCATCCTCAAGATCTTCGAGAAGGTCTCGGGGGTCAGGATGATGACCAGCTACTTCCGCGTCGGCGGGGTGGCGCGCAAGCCCTACCCCGAGTTCTTCGACGACTGCCGGCGCTTCCTCTCCACCTTCCCCGATCGGGTGGACGAGTACGAGGAACTGCTGACCGACAACCCCATCTACCGCCGGCGGACCGAGGGCGTCTGCCCCATCTCGGGCGAGGCGGCGGTCGCCTGGGGCATCACCGGGCCCTGCCTCCGGGCCAGCGGGGTGGACTACGACATCCGCAAGCGCGAGCCCTACTGCGGCTACGAGGAGTTCGACTTCGAGGTGCCGCTCGGGCGCAACGGCGACGTGCTGGACCGCTACCGGGTGCGCATCGCCGAGATGCGCCAGTCCCACCGCATCTGCATGCAGGCCCTCGACGGGATGCCCGAGGGGCCGCTCATGTCGGACGACCGCAAGGTGGTGCCCCCCCCCAAGGAGCAGCTCGCCTACGACATGGAAGCGCTCATCCACCACTTCAAGATATTCACCGAGGGCTATCACGTCCCGGCGGGCGAGGTGTACCAGGTCATCGAGTCGCCACGGGGGGAGCTGGGCTACTACATCATCAGCGACGGGAGCCCCAAGCCCTACAAGGTGAAGGTGCGGGCCCCGAGCTTCTCGAACCTGTTCGCGCTCCCGGAGATCGTCCGGGGGTCGCTCGTGGGGGACGTCGTGGCCGCCATCGGAAGCCTCGACATCGTCCTGGGCGAGATCGACCGGTGA
- a CDS encoding NADH-quinone oxidoreductase subunit C produces MIEETQESAQAARPEDADPDVQALRARFGGAVLAAREHRGQIAVELASSALPEAARFPRDERGFKLLSYVAGVDRLELPAEHRFKASYALLDMARAKRLRLDVPCEDDLEPRLPSVASVWPGAASHEAEAYDLVGIVFDGHPDLQRILTPEGMEGHPHRKDFDVSAEPVEFTFRETPKGKPEAKE; encoded by the coding sequence GTGATCGAGGAAACCCAGGAATCCGCCCAGGCCGCCCGTCCTGAGGATGCGGACCCGGACGTGCAGGCCCTGCGCGCCCGCTTCGGCGGAGCGGTCCTCGCCGCCCGGGAGCACCGCGGGCAGATCGCGGTCGAGCTCGCCTCCTCGGCCCTGCCGGAGGCGGCGCGCTTCCCGCGGGACGAGCGGGGCTTCAAGCTGCTGAGCTACGTGGCCGGGGTGGACCGGCTGGAGCTGCCGGCGGAGCACCGCTTCAAGGCGAGCTACGCCCTCCTGGACATGGCCCGGGCCAAGCGCCTCCGGCTCGACGTGCCCTGCGAGGACGATCTCGAGCCCCGCCTGCCGAGCGTGGCCTCCGTGTGGCCCGGCGCGGCCAGCCACGAGGCGGAGGCCTACGACCTGGTGGGGATCGTCTTCGACGGCCACCCGGACCTCCAGCGCATCCTGACGCCCGAGGGGATGGAGGGGCATCCGCACCGCAAGGATTTCGACGTCTCGGCCGAGCCGGTGGAGTTCACCTTCCGCGAGACGCCGAAGGGGAAGCCCGAGGCCAAGGAGTAA
- a CDS encoding NAD(P)H-dependent oxidoreductase subunit E: MALGARFPHSPREERFEFTPENRAELDRILAKYPQKRSALIPALHLAQKQAGHITSAVMQHVASLFELSPMDVWGVVSFYTMLKTKPVGKHHFMVCDNLSCALLGAAGILRHLERRLGCRAGHTRADGKFSVERVECLGACGGAPCLQINEDYFEHVTPALVDELVAALEKGEPVSPVGADEAAPPREGAGAAREKAAG, from the coding sequence ATGGCGCTAGGCGCGCGGTTCCCGCACTCCCCGAGGGAGGAGCGGTTCGAGTTCACGCCCGAGAACCGGGCCGAGCTCGACCGCATCCTCGCCAAGTACCCGCAGAAGCGCTCGGCCCTCATCCCGGCGCTGCACCTGGCGCAGAAGCAGGCGGGCCACATCACGAGCGCCGTCATGCAGCACGTGGCCTCGCTCTTCGAGCTCTCCCCGATGGACGTCTGGGGCGTGGTGAGCTTCTACACCATGCTCAAGACCAAGCCCGTCGGGAAGCACCACTTCATGGTGTGCGACAACCTCTCCTGCGCCTTGCTGGGGGCGGCGGGCATCCTGCGCCACCTGGAGCGGCGGCTGGGCTGCCGCGCGGGCCACACCCGGGCCGACGGGAAGTTCTCCGTCGAGCGGGTCGAGTGCCTGGGGGCGTGCGGCGGGGCGCCCTGCCTCCAGATCAACGAGGACTACTTCGAGCACGTCACCCCCGCCCTGGTGGACGAGCTCGTGGCCGCGCTGGAGAAGGGCGAGCCGGTCTCCCCCGTCGGGGCGGACGAGGCCGCGCCGCCGCGCGAGGGCGCCGGCGCCGCGCGTGAGAAGGCCGCCGGCTGA
- the nuoK gene encoding NADH-quinone oxidoreductase subunit NuoK gives MAPLEHYLILSAVLFTLGVVGVVVRRNAIVVFLCIELMLNGANLAFIAHGSALDSLDGQLVVFFVMAVAAAEAAIGLAIVVLIYRNRESTDVDEMNLLKL, from the coding sequence CTGGCTCCCCTCGAGCATTACCTGATCCTGAGCGCGGTGCTCTTCACGCTGGGCGTGGTGGGCGTGGTGGTGCGCCGCAACGCCATCGTGGTCTTCCTGTGCATCGAGCTGATGCTGAACGGCGCGAACCTCGCGTTCATCGCCCACGGGAGCGCCCTCGACTCGCTGGACGGCCAGCTCGTCGTCTTCTTCGTGATGGCGGTGGCGGCGGCCGAGGCGGCCATCGGCCTGGCCATCGTCGTGCTGATCTACCGGAACCGGGAATCCACCGACGTGGATGAAATGAACCTGCTGAAGCTGTAG
- the nuoH gene encoding NADH-quinone oxidoreductase subunit NuoH → MSLADLAVMLIKVAGAFGALLLIAAYMTWAERRVFALVQVRYGPNRVGPAGLLQPIADGIKLMFKETVIPAQADKLIFVLAPLLSLVPAMAAIAVVPFGSSVTVFGRQVDLVVADVNVGILYIFAMGGIGVYGIVLGAWASNSKYPLLGGLRSAAQLISYELSLGMSLLGVVLITGSLSLKDIVEAQADYPFILLQPLGFLLFLVCMLAETNRAPFDLPEAESELTGGFHTEYSSMHFAMYFLAEYCSMITLSAVAATFFLGGWRGPFLPPVVWFLLKVFAFMFFFMWVRATTPRLRYDQLMAFGWKVLLPLAILNVVATAGVMALLG, encoded by the coding sequence ATGAGCCTGGCCGACCTCGCCGTGATGCTGATCAAGGTGGCTGGCGCCTTCGGGGCGCTCCTCCTGATCGCCGCGTACATGACCTGGGCCGAGCGCCGGGTGTTCGCGCTCGTGCAGGTGCGCTACGGCCCGAACCGGGTGGGGCCGGCGGGGCTCCTGCAGCCCATCGCGGACGGCATCAAGCTCATGTTCAAGGAAACGGTCATCCCCGCCCAGGCGGACAAGCTGATCTTCGTCCTGGCGCCCCTGCTCTCCCTCGTGCCCGCCATGGCGGCCATCGCCGTCGTCCCCTTCGGGAGCTCGGTCACGGTCTTCGGCCGGCAGGTGGACCTCGTCGTGGCCGACGTGAACGTGGGCATCCTCTACATCTTCGCGATGGGGGGCATCGGGGTGTACGGGATCGTGCTCGGGGCCTGGGCCTCGAACAGCAAGTACCCCCTCCTGGGCGGGCTGCGCTCGGCGGCCCAGCTCATCAGCTACGAGCTGAGCCTCGGGATGTCGCTCCTGGGGGTGGTGCTCATCACGGGGAGCCTGAGCCTCAAGGACATCGTCGAGGCGCAGGCGGATTATCCCTTCATCCTGCTCCAGCCGCTCGGCTTCCTCCTGTTCCTCGTCTGCATGTTGGCCGAGACGAACCGGGCGCCCTTCGACCTCCCGGAGGCCGAGAGCGAATTGACGGGCGGGTTCCACACCGAGTACAGCAGCATGCACTTCGCCATGTACTTCCTCGCGGAGTACTGCAGCATGATCACGCTCTCCGCGGTGGCGGCGACGTTCTTCCTGGGCGGCTGGCGGGGGCCCTTCCTGCCGCCGGTCGTCTGGTTCCTGCTCAAGGTGTTCGCCTTCATGTTCTTCTTCATGTGGGTGCGGGCCACCACCCCCCGGCTGCGCTACGATCAGCTCATGGCGTTCGGCTGGAAGGTGCTGCTCCCCCTCGCCATCCTGAACGTGGTGGCGACGGCGGGGGTGATGGCCCTGCTGGGCTAG
- a CDS encoding NADH-quinone oxidoreductase subunit J, whose amino-acid sequence MAGQLLFYLLALMTVGGAVAVVALPNPLYCVLSLVLTFLGLAGLYLSLNAQFVAVVQVIVYAGAIMMLFLFVVMLIDLRAEERGALRLPFQKLAGTIIALGVFAGLINLFVSTPLRTGAKGLFPPGRLAEIGTVQAVGKVLVTQYVLPFQAMGVLLFVGIVGAVVLAQRRTRQG is encoded by the coding sequence GTGGCCGGGCAGCTGCTCTTCTATCTACTGGCCCTGATGACGGTGGGCGGCGCCGTGGCCGTGGTGGCGCTGCCGAACCCGCTCTACTGCGTCCTGAGCCTCGTGCTCACCTTCCTGGGGCTGGCGGGGCTCTATCTCTCCCTGAACGCCCAGTTCGTGGCGGTCGTGCAGGTGATCGTGTACGCGGGCGCCATCATGATGCTCTTCCTCTTCGTCGTGATGCTCATCGACCTGAGGGCCGAGGAGAGGGGGGCGCTCCGGCTCCCCTTCCAGAAGCTCGCCGGAACCATCATCGCCCTGGGCGTCTTCGCCGGACTGATCAATCTGTTCGTCTCGACCCCCCTGCGGACCGGGGCGAAGGGGCTCTTCCCCCCCGGGCGGCTGGCCGAGATAGGCACCGTGCAGGCGGTGGGCAAGGTCCTGGTGACGCAGTACGTGCTCCCCTTCCAGGCGATGGGGGTGCTGCTGTTCGTGGGCATCGTGGGGGCTGTGGTCCTGGCCCAGCGGCGGACCCGCCAGGGATAG
- the nuoI gene encoding NADH-quinone oxidoreductase subunit NuoI, whose translation MLGEIVRGLWVTLKHSWKSRVTVQYPDEKEEMPKGYRGLHKLLRWEDGLERCVGCKLCSAACPVDCIFVESAENDPARPTSKGERYASIYEINELRCIFCGYCEEACPVGAIVLGNEYEFCEDHRDKFLYEKQDLLVKRTGDYPELKARYDEKKLLTYV comes from the coding sequence ATGCTGGGCGAGATCGTCCGGGGGCTTTGGGTCACGCTGAAGCACTCCTGGAAGAGCCGGGTGACGGTGCAGTACCCGGACGAGAAGGAAGAGATGCCCAAGGGCTACCGCGGGCTGCACAAGCTCCTCCGGTGGGAGGACGGCCTCGAGCGCTGCGTGGGCTGCAAGCTCTGCTCGGCCGCCTGCCCGGTGGACTGCATCTTCGTCGAGTCCGCCGAGAACGACCCGGCGCGGCCCACCTCCAAGGGCGAGCGCTACGCGAGCATCTACGAGATCAACGAGCTGCGGTGCATCTTCTGCGGCTACTGCGAGGAGGCCTGCCCCGTCGGGGCCATCGTGCTCGGCAACGAGTACGAGTTCTGCGAGGACCACCGGGACAAGTTCCTCTACGAGAAGCAGGATCTGCTGGTCAAGCGGACCGGGGATTATCCCGAGCTCAAGGCCCGCTACGACGAGAAGAAGCTCCTCACCTATGTCTAG